One region of Hoeflea sp. 108 genomic DNA includes:
- a CDS encoding ribonuclease J gives MAKAGNAELVFVPLGGVGEIGMNFALYGFGPADAREWIVIDVGVTFPDASLPGVDLVLPDSRFIEEELKNLRGIVITHAHEDHYGALHDIWPRLKAPVWMTPFAAGLLEAKRQSEQGAPKIPVTVYRGGEKFTIGPFEIEAIPVTHSIPEPMSLAITTPAGTVIHTGDWKIDPAPEIGPMTDEARFRAYGDKGVLALVCDSTNAMREGDSPSEQQVGQGLREVIEQAKGRVAVTTFSSNVGRIRSIAEAARDAGRQVLVMGRSLKRVIDVSTELGYMDGLPDFVSEDDYGYIPRENLVVICTGSQGEPRAALAKLARDEMKTVALSPGDTVVFSSRTIPGNEKAILEIKNLLIDQGMKIIEDGDALVHVSGHPRRSELKRMYEWVRPRIGVPVHGEAAHLVAQGSLMSMSGIPEVAQIRDGDMLRLWPGAAEIIDQVPFGRVFKDGKLVGSDEAMGIRERRKLSFAGHVAVNVVLDDKYELSGDPDLVAIGVAEADASGEALDELMLDAAIGAVDSIPRARRKDLDLVQEAVRRAVRGAANEAWGKKPLVTVFVTR, from the coding sequence ATGGCGAAAGCGGGAAACGCTGAACTCGTATTCGTGCCGCTCGGCGGTGTCGGCGAGATCGGCATGAACTTCGCTCTCTATGGCTTCGGACCGGCCGACGCGCGCGAGTGGATCGTGATCGATGTCGGCGTGACATTTCCCGATGCCAGCCTGCCGGGTGTGGATCTGGTGCTGCCCGACTCCCGCTTCATCGAGGAGGAGCTCAAGAACCTCCGCGGCATCGTCATCACGCATGCGCACGAAGACCACTATGGCGCGCTGCACGACATCTGGCCGCGCCTGAAGGCACCGGTGTGGATGACGCCGTTTGCCGCCGGCCTGCTGGAGGCCAAGCGTCAGTCGGAGCAGGGCGCGCCGAAAATCCCCGTCACCGTCTATCGCGGCGGCGAGAAATTCACCATCGGGCCGTTCGAGATCGAAGCGATTCCGGTCACCCACTCGATTCCCGAGCCGATGTCGCTGGCGATCACCACGCCCGCCGGCACCGTGATCCATACCGGCGACTGGAAGATCGATCCCGCGCCCGAGATCGGTCCGATGACCGACGAGGCACGCTTCCGCGCCTATGGCGACAAGGGCGTTCTGGCACTCGTCTGCGATTCGACCAATGCAATGCGCGAGGGCGATTCTCCGTCCGAGCAGCAGGTCGGGCAGGGGCTGCGGGAAGTGATCGAGCAGGCCAAGGGCCGCGTTGCGGTCACCACCTTCTCGTCCAATGTCGGACGTATCCGTTCGATCGCCGAGGCTGCGCGCGACGCCGGCCGCCAGGTGCTGGTCATGGGCCGTTCTCTGAAGCGCGTCATCGATGTGTCGACGGAACTCGGCTACATGGACGGGCTGCCTGACTTCGTCTCCGAAGACGACTACGGCTACATTCCGCGTGAAAATCTCGTGGTCATCTGCACCGGCAGCCAGGGCGAGCCGCGCGCCGCACTCGCCAAGCTTGCCCGCGACGAGATGAAAACGGTTGCACTTTCGCCAGGCGACACCGTCGTGTTCTCTTCGCGCACCATTCCCGGCAACGAGAAGGCGATCCTGGAGATCAAGAACCTGCTCATCGACCAGGGCATGAAGATCATCGAAGACGGCGATGCGCTGGTCCACGTCTCCGGCCACCCGCGCCGCAGCGAACTCAAGCGCATGTATGAGTGGGTGCGCCCGCGCATCGGCGTGCCTGTTCATGGCGAGGCGGCGCATCTGGTGGCGCAGGGGTCGCTGATGTCGATGTCGGGCATTCCCGAGGTGGCGCAGATTCGCGACGGCGACATGCTGAGGCTGTGGCCGGGCGCTGCCGAGATCATCGACCAGGTGCCGTTCGGCCGCGTCTTCAAGGATGGCAAGCTCGTCGGCTCCGACGAAGCCATGGGCATCCGCGAGCGCCGCAAGCTGTCCTTTGCCGGCCATGTCGCGGTCAATGTCGTTCTCGACGACAAATACGAGCTTTCGGGCGACCCCGACCTGGTGGCCATCGGCGTTGCCGAGGCTGATGCCAGCGGAGAAGCACTCGATGAATTGATGCTCGATGCGGCAATAGGCGCCGTGGACTCCATACCCCGTGCGCGCCGAAAAGACCTGGACCTGGTTCAGGAGGCGGTGCGTCGCGCGGTGCGTGGTGCTGCCAACGAAGCCTGGGGCAAGAAACCGCTGGTGACCGTGTTCGTCACCAGATGA
- a CDS encoding biotin--[acetyl-CoA-carboxylase] ligase, translating to MGFQLAPTATADGFRLEAHETVGSTNALALERALAGDPGKLWVVSKKQESGRGRRGRAWSTPEGNLAATLLKVLDRDLHHAATLGFVAGLALADALDAVAPNARFSVGVDGGNGKGVKRFELKWPNDVLAAGAKMAGILLESTLLSPGRLAIAIGIGVNVVAHPDDVPYPATSLANLGADADAETLFLALSDAWSENERLWAGGRGLAAIREKWLTRAAGLGSEVAVRVEGNVVRGTFETIDEDCRFVIRDANGETVKIAAGDVHFGAVASAGSA from the coding sequence ATGGGATTCCAGCTCGCACCGACAGCCACCGCCGACGGTTTCCGCCTCGAAGCCCATGAGACAGTGGGCTCGACAAATGCCTTGGCGCTGGAGCGGGCACTTGCCGGTGACCCGGGCAAGCTCTGGGTCGTCTCGAAGAAGCAGGAAAGCGGGCGTGGCCGCCGTGGCCGCGCCTGGTCGACGCCGGAAGGAAACCTGGCGGCGACGCTGCTCAAGGTTCTCGACCGCGACCTCCATCATGCCGCTACGCTCGGCTTCGTCGCCGGCCTTGCCCTTGCGGACGCGCTCGATGCCGTTGCACCCAATGCGCGCTTTTCCGTAGGGGTCGACGGCGGCAACGGCAAGGGCGTCAAGCGCTTCGAGCTGAAATGGCCTAACGACGTGCTGGCCGCTGGCGCCAAGATGGCCGGCATCCTGCTCGAATCGACGCTGTTGTCGCCGGGTCGCCTTGCGATCGCCATAGGCATCGGCGTCAATGTCGTGGCCCATCCTGATGACGTGCCTTATCCGGCAACCTCGCTGGCCAATCTTGGCGCCGACGCCGACGCCGAGACGTTGTTTCTGGCGCTGTCGGACGCATGGAGCGAGAACGAGCGCCTGTGGGCCGGCGGCCGCGGCCTGGCGGCCATCCGGGAAAAATGGCTGACACGTGCAGCCGGATTGGGCAGCGAAGTGGCTGTACGGGTCGAGGGAAATGTCGTGCGCGGCACTTTCGAGACCATCGACGAGGATTGCCGCTTCGTCATTCGTGACGCTAATGGTGAAACGGTGAAGATCGCCGCCGGCGACGTGCATTTCGGCGCGGTCGCTTCGGCTGGCTCGGCCTGA
- the nuoN gene encoding NADH-quinone oxidoreductase subunit NuoN, protein MTPELLSSLSLVMPELVVAVGALALLMVGVFSGERANSTVTGLAVALLIAAGAWMFVFGHDGQGFGTAFVSDPFARFMKLLTLLGSVVTLIMSVGFAKAEKFDKFEYPVLVMLATLGMLLMISANDMLALYLGLELQSLALYVIAAINRENVRSTEAGLKYFVLGALSSGMLLYGISLVYGYTGHTSFEAIASALSGGERQLGLVFGLVFVLAGLCFKISAVPFHMWTPDVYEGAPTPVTAFFAAAPKMAAMALIVRVTMGAFEPIGLDWQQIIVFISIASMVLGAFAAIGQKNIKRLMAYSSIGHMGYALVGLAANSEAGVRGVVIYMLIYLVMTLGTFAFILAMRRKDGNVEQISDLAGLSNTNPMMATVLTILMFSLAGIPPLAGFWGKWYVFLAAINANLYALAVIGVLASVVGAYYYLRIIKIMWFDEPVGGFQPMAGELRLVLGLSGVFVLFYVLIGGPVGEMASAAAKTFF, encoded by the coding sequence ATGACGCCCGAACTCCTTTCGAGCCTTTCCCTGGTCATGCCGGAGCTGGTCGTGGCCGTCGGCGCGCTTGCGCTGCTGATGGTCGGTGTCTTCTCCGGAGAACGGGCCAACTCGACCGTGACCGGCCTGGCGGTTGCCCTGCTGATCGCCGCCGGCGCCTGGATGTTCGTGTTCGGTCACGACGGCCAGGGCTTCGGCACGGCCTTCGTGTCAGATCCGTTCGCCCGCTTCATGAAGCTTCTGACGCTGCTCGGCTCGGTCGTGACGCTGATCATGTCGGTCGGCTTTGCCAAGGCCGAGAAGTTCGACAAGTTCGAATATCCGGTGCTCGTCATGCTGGCGACGCTCGGCATGCTCTTGATGATCTCGGCCAACGACATGCTGGCGCTTTATCTCGGCCTCGAGCTGCAGTCGCTGGCGCTCTATGTCATCGCCGCGATCAATCGCGAAAACGTGCGCTCGACCGAAGCCGGCCTCAAGTACTTCGTGCTCGGCGCGCTGTCCTCGGGCATGCTGCTCTACGGCATCAGCCTGGTCTACGGCTACACCGGCCACACCTCGTTCGAGGCCATCGCCTCGGCGCTTTCGGGTGGCGAGCGCCAGCTCGGCCTCGTGTTCGGTCTGGTCTTCGTGCTGGCCGGCCTGTGTTTCAAGATTTCGGCCGTGCCGTTCCACATGTGGACGCCCGACGTCTATGAAGGCGCACCGACGCCGGTGACGGCGTTCTTCGCCGCGGCCCCCAAGATGGCGGCCATGGCGCTGATCGTCCGCGTCACCATGGGTGCTTTCGAGCCGATCGGTCTCGACTGGCAGCAGATTATCGTCTTCATCTCGATTGCCTCGATGGTGCTGGGCGCCTTCGCCGCGATCGGGCAGAAGAACATCAAGCGCCTGATGGCCTATTCGTCGATCGGCCACATGGGCTACGCGCTGGTCGGCCTTGCCGCCAACAGCGAAGCCGGCGTGCGCGGCGTGGTCATCTACATGCTGATCTATCTGGTGATGACGCTCGGCACCTTCGCCTTCATCCTGGCCATGCGCCGCAAGGACGGCAATGTCGAACAGATCTCCGATCTCGCCGGCCTGTCCAACACAAACCCGATGATGGCAACCGTCCTCACCATCCTGATGTTCTCGCTGGCCGGCATTCCGCCGCTCGCGGGGTTCTGGGGAAAGTGGTACGTCTTCCTCGCTGCCATCAACGCCAATCTCTACGCGCTCGCCGTGATCGGCGTGCTGGCTTCCGTGGTCGGCGCCTACTACTACCTGCGCATCATCAAGATCATGTGGTTCGATGAGCCGGTCGGCGGCTTCCAGCCGATGGCAGGCGAGCTGCGCCTCGTGCTCGGTCTTTCCGGCGTGTTCGTGCTGTTCTACGTGCTGATCGGCGGCCCCGTGGGTGAGATGGCGTCGGCTGCGGCGAAGACCTTCTTCTGA
- a CDS encoding NADH-quinone oxidoreductase subunit M, translating into MSGVPILSLVTFLPLVGAFFILLIRDDGEAARRNIRNVALWTTVFTFAVSLLIWINFDATEAGFQFVEKFAWLDSGISYHMGVDGISMLFVILTTFLMPLCILASWESVEKRVKEYMIAFLILETLMIGVFCALDIVLFYVFFEAGLIPMFIIIGVWGGKRRVYASFKFFLYTLLGSVLMLLAIMAMFWQAGTTDIPTLLTHEFPANMQTWLWLAFFASFAVKMPMWPVHTWLPDAHVEAPTAGSVILAGILLKMGGYGFLRFSLPMFPLASEFFAPLVFALSVVAIVYTSLVALMQEDMKKLIAYSSVAHMGYVTMGIFAMNETGVQGAIFQMLSHGLVSGALFLCVGVVYDRMHTREIAAYGGLVNNMPKYAVAFLIFTMANVGLPGTSGFIGEFLTLFGIFQVNTWVALIAATGVILSAAYALWLYRRVVFGALTKESLKGLFDLSGREKAVIYPLIVLVIFYGVYPTPVFNVTTASVKALINNVTVSIDAAQTAAAN; encoded by the coding sequence ATGTCCGGTGTTCCCATTCTTTCGCTGGTCACCTTTCTGCCGCTGGTCGGTGCGTTCTTCATCCTTCTGATCAGGGATGACGGCGAGGCTGCACGCCGCAACATTCGCAACGTCGCGCTCTGGACGACGGTGTTCACCTTTGCGGTGTCGCTGCTGATCTGGATCAACTTCGACGCCACGGAAGCCGGCTTCCAGTTCGTCGAGAAGTTTGCCTGGCTCGACTCCGGCATTTCCTATCATATGGGCGTCGACGGCATTTCGATGCTGTTCGTCATCCTGACGACGTTCCTGATGCCGCTCTGCATCCTGGCCAGCTGGGAGTCTGTGGAGAAGCGCGTCAAGGAATACATGATCGCGTTCCTGATCCTGGAAACGCTGATGATCGGCGTGTTCTGCGCGCTTGATATCGTGCTGTTCTACGTCTTCTTCGAAGCCGGCCTGATCCCGATGTTCATCATCATCGGCGTCTGGGGCGGCAAGCGCCGCGTCTATGCCAGCTTCAAGTTCTTCCTCTACACGCTGCTCGGCTCGGTGCTGATGCTGCTCGCCATAATGGCGATGTTCTGGCAGGCTGGCACGACCGACATCCCGACGCTGTTGACGCACGAGTTCCCGGCCAACATGCAGACATGGCTATGGCTGGCCTTCTTCGCCTCGTTTGCGGTGAAGATGCCGATGTGGCCTGTGCATACCTGGTTGCCCGACGCGCACGTCGAGGCGCCGACGGCAGGCTCGGTCATCCTGGCAGGCATCCTCTTGAAGATGGGCGGTTACGGCTTCCTGCGCTTCTCGCTGCCGATGTTCCCGCTGGCGTCCGAGTTCTTCGCACCGCTGGTCTTTGCGCTGTCGGTCGTCGCCATCGTCTACACCTCCCTGGTGGCGCTGATGCAGGAGGACATGAAGAAGCTGATCGCCTATTCGTCGGTCGCCCATATGGGTTACGTGACCATGGGCATCTTTGCCATGAACGAGACCGGCGTGCAGGGCGCGATCTTCCAGATGCTCAGCCACGGCCTGGTTTCGGGCGCGCTGTTCCTCTGCGTCGGCGTGGTCTACGACCGCATGCATACCCGCGAGATCGCGGCTTATGGCGGCCTGGTCAACAACATGCCGAAATATGCCGTAGCCTTCCTGATCTTCACCATGGCCAATGTCGGTCTGCCCGGCACCTCCGGCTTCATCGGCGAGTTCCTGACGCTGTTCGGCATCTTCCAGGTCAACACCTGGGTGGCGCTGATCGCGGCGACCGGCGTGATCCTGTCGGCTGCCTACGCGCTTTGGCTCTATCGCCGTGTCGTGTTCGGCGCGCTGACCAAGGAAAGCCTCAAGGGCCTGTTCGACCTGTCAGGTCGTGAGAAGGCCGTGATCTATCCGTTGATCGTGCTGGTGATCTTCTATGGCGTGTACCCGACGCCGGTCTTCAATGTGACGACCGCATCGGTGAAGGCGCTGATCAACAACGTAACCGTATCGATCGACGCCGCGCAGACCGCGGCGGCGAACTGA
- the nuoL gene encoding NADH-quinone oxidoreductase subunit L: MYQAIVFLPLLGFLIAGLFGRSIGAKASEYITSGFLVVSAVLSWVAFITVGLGDVEPFTVPVLRFLDVGALQADWALRIDTLTVVMLVVVNTVSALVHIYSIGYMHHDPHRPRFFAYLSLFTFAMLMLVTSDNLVQMFFGWEGVGLASYLLIGFWYKKPSANAAAIKAFVVNRVGDFGFLLGIFGIFVLFGSVNFSTIFANAASYLPAEGAEQGAAVLNFLGYSLDKHGALTVVCLLLFMGAMGKSAQVPLHTWLPDAMEGPTPVSALIHAATMVTAGVFMLARLSPVFELSHSALTVVTFIGALTAFFAATVGLVQNDIKRVIAYSTCSQLGYMFVALGMGFYSAAIFHLFTHAFFKALLFLGSGSVIHAVSDEQDMRKMGGLRKLIPTTYWMMVIGTLALTGVGIPATIIGTAGFFSKDAIIEGAFVGHNAVAGFAFAALVVAACFTSFYSWRLIFMTFHGQPRATADVMHHVHESPPVMLVPLFILAVGALLAGVVFHDYFIGEAYAEFWKGAIFTLDTNHILHDFHGVPMWVKLAPFAAMIGGFAMAYLFYIRSPEMPKTLAQRHRGLYAFLLNKWYFDELYDFLFVRPAKWLGRFLWKKGDGWLIDGFGADGVSARVVDITNRVVKLQTGYLYHYAFAMLIGVAALVTWMMLGSSF, from the coding sequence ATGTATCAGGCAATCGTCTTCCTTCCGCTTCTCGGCTTCCTGATCGCCGGCCTGTTCGGCCGCTCGATCGGAGCGAAGGCATCCGAGTACATCACATCGGGCTTCCTGGTGGTGTCGGCCGTCCTGTCCTGGGTGGCCTTCATCACGGTCGGCCTCGGCGACGTCGAGCCGTTCACGGTTCCGGTTCTGCGCTTCCTCGACGTGGGTGCGCTGCAGGCCGACTGGGCGCTGCGCATCGACACGCTGACCGTCGTCATGCTGGTGGTGGTCAATACCGTCTCGGCGCTGGTCCACATCTACTCGATCGGCTACATGCATCACGACCCGCATCGGCCTCGCTTCTTTGCCTATCTGTCGCTGTTCACCTTCGCCATGCTGATGCTGGTGACGTCGGACAATCTCGTCCAGATGTTCTTCGGCTGGGAAGGCGTGGGCCTGGCGTCCTATCTGCTGATCGGTTTCTGGTACAAGAAGCCGTCGGCCAATGCCGCCGCCATCAAGGCCTTCGTGGTCAACCGCGTCGGCGACTTCGGTTTCCTGCTCGGCATCTTCGGCATCTTCGTGCTGTTCGGCTCGGTCAATTTCAGCACCATCTTCGCCAATGCCGCATCCTACCTTCCGGCTGAAGGCGCCGAACAGGGCGCGGCCGTGCTCAACTTCCTCGGCTACTCGCTCGACAAGCACGGCGCACTGACGGTTGTCTGCCTCCTGCTGTTCATGGGCGCCATGGGCAAGTCGGCGCAGGTGCCGCTGCACACCTGGCTGCCGGACGCCATGGAAGGCCCGACGCCCGTGTCGGCCCTGATCCACGCCGCGACCATGGTCACCGCCGGCGTGTTCATGCTGGCCCGCCTGTCGCCCGTGTTCGAGCTGTCGCATTCGGCGCTGACTGTCGTCACCTTCATCGGTGCACTGACCGCCTTCTTCGCGGCAACCGTCGGCCTGGTGCAGAACGACATCAAGCGCGTCATCGCTTATTCGACCTGCTCGCAGCTCGGCTACATGTTCGTGGCTCTCGGCATGGGCTTCTATTCTGCCGCCATCTTCCACCTGTTCACGCACGCCTTCTTCAAGGCGCTGCTGTTCCTGGGATCCGGCTCGGTGATCCATGCCGTCTCCGACGAGCAGGACATGCGCAAGATGGGCGGCCTGCGCAAGCTGATCCCGACCACCTACTGGATGATGGTCATCGGCACGCTGGCGCTGACCGGCGTCGGCATCCCCGCGACGATCATCGGCACGGCGGGCTTCTTCTCCAAGGATGCCATCATCGAAGGCGCGTTTGTCGGCCACAATGCGGTCGCCGGCTTTGCCTTCGCCGCTCTGGTCGTCGCTGCCTGCTTCACCAGCTTCTACTCCTGGCGCCTGATTTTCATGACCTTCCACGGTCAGCCGCGCGCCACTGCCGACGTCATGCACCATGTGCATGAATCGCCGCCCGTCATGCTGGTGCCGCTGTTCATCCTGGCTGTCGGTGCGCTGCTCGCAGGCGTCGTCTTCCACGACTACTTCATCGGCGAGGCCTATGCCGAGTTCTGGAAGGGCGCGATCTTCACGCTCGACACCAACCACATCCTGCACGACTTCCACGGCGTGCCGATGTGGGTGAAGCTCGCACCGTTCGCGGCGATGATCGGCGGGTTCGCCATGGCCTACCTGTTCTACATCCGCTCGCCCGAGATGCCGAAGACGCTGGCCCAGCGTCATCGCGGGCTCTACGCCTTCCTGTTGAACAAGTGGTACTTCGACGAGCTGTACGACTTCCTCTTCGTGCGTCCCGCCAAGTGGCTCGGCCGCTTCCTGTGGAAGAAGGGTGACGGTTGGCTGATCGACGGCTTCGGTGCCGATGGCGTGTCGGCCCGCGTGGTCGACATCACCAACCGCGTCGTCAAGCTGCAGACCGGTTACCTCTACCATTACGCGTTCGCCATGCTGATCGGCGTGGCCGCGCTCGTGACCTGGATGATGCTCGGGAGCTCCTTCTAA
- the nuoK gene encoding NADH-quinone oxidoreductase subunit NuoK, whose translation MVVGIAHYLTLSAVLFTLGVFGIFLNRKNVIVILMSVELILLAVNINFVAFSAHLGDLVGQVFALFVLTVAAAEAAIGLAILVVFFRNRGSIAVEDVNMMKG comes from the coding sequence ATGGTTGTCGGTATCGCGCATTATCTGACGCTTTCGGCGGTCCTGTTCACGCTCGGCGTGTTCGGCATCTTCCTGAACCGCAAGAACGTCATCGTCATCCTGATGTCGGTCGAGCTCATCCTGCTCGCGGTCAATATCAACTTCGTGGCGTTCTCGGCCCATCTCGGCGACCTCGTCGGGCAGGTGTTTGCCCTCTTCGTGCTTACGGTTGCTGCTGCCGAGGCGGCGATCGGTCTTGCCATTCTGGTCGTATTCTTCCGCAACCGCGGCTCCATCGCGGTCGAAGACGTGAACATGATGAAGGGCTGA
- a CDS encoding NADH-quinone oxidoreductase subunit J codes for MLNGLEAVFFYLFAFIAVASAFMVISARNPVHSVLYLILTFFNAAGLFLLTGAEFLAMILLVVYVGAVAVLFLFVVMMLDVDFAELKSGALQYAPIGALVGLILAAELIVVTGGYALAPKLATSVAQPTPDIATRHNTAALGDILYTDYIYFFQIAGLVLLVAMIGAIVLTLRHKPNVKRQSIPAQVARTPATAIEVKKVETGKGI; via the coding sequence ATGCTCAACGGACTTGAAGCGGTATTTTTCTACCTCTTCGCCTTCATCGCGGTGGCGTCGGCCTTCATGGTCATCTCCGCCCGCAACCCGGTTCACTCGGTGCTCTACCTGATCCTGACGTTCTTCAACGCGGCGGGGCTGTTCCTTTTGACGGGTGCAGAGTTCCTGGCGATGATCCTGCTCGTCGTTTATGTCGGCGCGGTGGCGGTGCTGTTCCTGTTCGTCGTCATGATGCTCGACGTCGACTTTGCCGAACTCAAGTCGGGCGCGCTGCAATATGCGCCGATCGGCGCGCTGGTCGGTCTGATCCTGGCTGCCGAGCTGATCGTCGTCACCGGCGGTTACGCGCTTGCGCCGAAGCTCGCGACTTCGGTCGCCCAGCCGACGCCCGACATCGCCACGCGCCACAACACGGCAGCGCTCGGCGACATCCTGTACACGGACTACATCTACTTCTTCCAGATCGCCGGCCTGGTGCTGCTGGTCGCGATGATCGGCGCGATCGTGCTGACGCTGCGCCACAAGCCGAACGTCAAGCGCCAGAGCATCCCGGCTCAGGTCGCCCGCACGCCGGCCACCGCGATCGAGGTCAAGAAGGTCGAGACGGGCAAGGGAATCTGA
- the nuoI gene encoding NADH-quinone oxidoreductase subunit NuoI, with amino-acid sequence MSALAQAAKSLLLKEFVGAFFLSMRQFFAPKPTLNYPHEKGPVSPRFRGEHALRRYPNGEERCIACKLCEAICPAQAITIEAGPRRNDGTRRTVRYDIDMVKCIYCGFCQEACPVDAIVEGPNFEFATETREELYYDKDKLLANGDRWEREIARNIAMDSPYR; translated from the coding sequence ATGTCAGCGCTCGCCCAAGCCGCCAAGTCGCTGCTCCTGAAGGAGTTCGTCGGCGCGTTCTTCCTGTCGATGCGCCAGTTCTTCGCGCCGAAGCCGACGCTGAACTACCCGCATGAGAAGGGTCCGGTCAGCCCGCGCTTCCGCGGCGAGCACGCCCTGCGCCGTTATCCCAACGGCGAAGAACGCTGCATCGCCTGCAAGCTGTGCGAGGCGATCTGCCCGGCGCAGGCCATCACCATCGAGGCCGGCCCGCGCCGCAACGACGGCACCCGCCGCACGGTGCGCTACGACATCGACATGGTGAAGTGCATCTATTGCGGCTTCTGCCAGGAGGCTTGCCCGGTCGACGCCATCGTCGAGGGGCCGAACTTCGAATTCGCGACGGAGACGCGCGAGGAGCTGTATTACGACAAGGACAAGCTGCTTGCGAACGGCGACCGGTGGGAGCGCGAGATCGCGCGCAACATCGCTATGGATTCGCCGTACCGCTAA
- the nuoH gene encoding NADH-quinone oxidoreductase subunit NuoH gives MDTFFSFYVLPALIILLKSVVLIVVLLIFVAYILYADRKIWAAVQLRRGPNVVGPWGLLQAFADLLKFVFKEPVIPSGANKGVFLLAPVVSAVLAIAAWAVIPVSEGWAIANINVGILYVFAISSLEVYGVIMGGWASNSKYPFLGALRSAAQMVSYEVSIGFVIVCVLLTVGSLNLTDIVLSQGDGIGTRLGLPNTFLDWNWLVLFPMFVIFFISALAETNRPPFDLVEAESELVAGHMIEYSSTPFLLFFLGEYVAIVLMCALTTILFLGGWLPPFDFAPFTWVPGVIWFVLKVCMVFFMFAMVKAFVPRYRYDQLMRLGWKVFLPISLAMVVITAAVLKLTGAA, from the coding sequence ATGGATACCTTCTTCTCCTTCTACGTCCTGCCGGCGTTGATCATTCTCCTGAAGTCGGTCGTTCTGATCGTCGTTCTGCTGATCTTCGTCGCCTATATTCTCTACGCCGATCGCAAGATCTGGGCGGCGGTGCAGCTGCGCCGCGGTCCGAACGTGGTCGGTCCCTGGGGCCTGCTGCAGGCCTTTGCCGACCTTCTGAAGTTCGTCTTCAAGGAACCGGTGATCCCGTCAGGCGCCAACAAGGGCGTGTTCCTGCTGGCGCCGGTGGTTTCGGCTGTTCTGGCAATTGCCGCCTGGGCAGTGATCCCGGTCAGCGAAGGCTGGGCCATCGCCAACATCAATGTCGGCATTCTCTATGTCTTCGCCATCTCCTCGCTCGAGGTCTATGGCGTGATCATGGGTGGCTGGGCCTCGAACTCGAAATATCCGTTCCTCGGCGCGCTGCGCTCGGCGGCCCAGATGGTGTCTTACGAAGTCTCGATCGGCTTCGTCATCGTCTGCGTGCTGCTGACCGTCGGCTCGCTGAACCTGACCGACATCGTGCTGTCGCAGGGTGACGGCATCGGCACGCGCCTCGGCCTGCCGAACACCTTCCTCGACTGGAACTGGCTCGTGCTGTTCCCGATGTTCGTGATCTTCTTCATCTCGGCGCTGGCCGAAACGAACCGCCCGCCCTTCGACCTTGTCGAGGCCGAGTCGGAACTCGTCGCCGGTCACATGATCGAATATTCGTCGACGCCGTTCCTGCTGTTCTTCCTCGGCGAGTACGTGGCCATCGTCTTGATGTGCGCGCTGACGACGATCCTGTTCCTCGGCGGCTGGCTGCCACCCTTCGATTTCGCGCCCTTCACCTGGGTTCCCGGCGTGATCTGGTTCGTGCTCAAGGTCTGCATGGTGTTCTTCATGTTCGCCATGGTGAAGGCCTTCGTGCCGCGCTACCGCTACGACCAGCTGATGCGCCTGGGCTGGAAGGTGTTCCTGCCGATCTCGCTGGCGATGGTCGTGATCACCGCCGCCGTCCTCAAGCTTACCGGAGCCGCCTGA